Part of the Candoia aspera isolate rCanAsp1 chromosome 1, rCanAsp1.hap2, whole genome shotgun sequence genome, CTTAGCTGCTGAGAGAACaggatggtggggtggggggcagggaggtATTGGAACAAAAGGGCGGAAACAGGCTTACGACAAAAAACGCTTTGCTACAATAGACAACCGGAGGCAACGTCATACCACACGTACCACTGTACACAGCTTAAAAAACACGGAAAAATGCCGTCAGTTGATGTATTTACACAGAACCCCAAATACTTCTCACCGTCTGAAAACAGGATGGACGCCAGGATAGAGGACCGTGGCTCCCTCGGCCCCGGCCCCCAGCAGTGCCGCGGGGCAGGAGGGGAGGAGGCCCAGGACGCGGGAACGGGAAAAAAACAACCGGCATGAGGGGGGCGCATCTttacattaaataaaacaatgatagTTGTATAGATTTTGCTGTATGAAAactgtatttctctcttttttaatataaaaactaTTGTCACTGGCACAAAATAGAACAAGTTTTTGATTATTTTACAACTGCAAGGGAGCGCTTGCCTCGGGCCACATCCATGAGCCCCCCCTCACTGGCTCCACCCAGCACAGCCTCCGCACGCGgcagtttcctttcttctttaaatGAAATGTATAGTACAAATATATGTGCAAATGCCCCTAAAACTTGAGCAAaccataaaaaaattaaagttctTCGTGTCATGCAAAGGGCATCAAAAGTCTGCGGCCCACGTAGGAAAAAAAGCGGACAGGCGTGGCGCACGGGCGTCTCGCGTCGTAGGGAGGGCTCTCCCGCCTCCCGCTCCCGGCTCCTACGGCACGGAGTTGGACCGGAGCACGGGGACCTGGTGGGCCTTCGGGGATGGCTTCTCCTCCAGGTCCACCTCCGGGACCGAGGCCGGCGCGTCCCCCTTGGGCTGTTTGGTCCCGAACTCCGTGATGCTGAAGACGAACTGCAGGCAGCCGAGCTTGATGTAGCTGCCGTGGTGCAGCAGGGCCGTCCCCTCCCACCCTGCCCCGCTGCCGCCGATCAGGCTGGAGCTGCTGGCTCTGCAGCTGCAGGGGGGCCGGGCCTGCCCCTGGGCCTGGGCCCTCATCGCCACCGCGGCCGCCTCCTCGCTCGGCGGCGGCTCCTCCTCCGGCGGCTTCCGGCTCTTGTGGCGCTCTGGAGGCAGAACACACAGAGGGTGGATGCAAGGGGGGGGGCATCTGCTCTCAAGTCCTGAGCCAAGACAACCCAGCGTGGCGTCCCCTTTGATTACGCAAACGAAATGGCATTTCATGATTAGCTGCAATCTGCGCTACGCTGCGTCATCTTTTGGGGATCCTATCGCCTACGACGGAGAACTGGGTTGATCCCCCCGGCTGGCTTCTACGGTCCGAGAAAGGCCCGGCTCAGGCTTTCCTGCTGCAGTGGCTGGCTGCTGTTGATAATTCCAGCTCACACAAGTGGGAGGGCGAATTCTGCATTCCCTGCTTGACAGCTCGGTCTTGTCTACACACCACACGTCACTGTTGCAAGCGCCACAAAAAAGATTTGAGTGTCAGAATGAGAAGGAAGCAGAAGAGAATCCAGTGAAACAAAACAGTTCAATTTGGGGAATCGGATGCCCATGAAAGAACCAACCTCAAGGAGGCAGCACAGCaaagtttctcaaccgtggcaacttgaggatgtgtggacttcaactcccagaactccacggccagcatgctggctggggaatttcgggagttgaagtccacacatcttcaagttgccacggttgagaaagactgcagtAGAGGGTCAGCACCGAGGCTACGGGATGAATTCTCCCTGGGCTGGGGCGCCATGGGGTCAAGGACAGCCCGAGAGAAAGATTTCCCAGTGTCCTGGTTAGCTGCGCCTCAGCCAGAAATCTCAAAAGACCGGGCAGTCTGTGTCTTCACCGTTCCAAGGACATCTGAGCCACGTGGCTTTTCTTCAGGTTAAAAGGAAAAGCATTTAGTGGTGCTGAGAATTCAAACAGTCCTTTCTGGACTGAATGCACTTTCCTTTGGCAAAAAATTGGAAGGAGCCCGGGAACACCTTTTCCCactacaaattttattaaaagacaaacAAGGCCCTCCTCCTACAACTTTCCTCTGGGTAGCTACAACAACACAGGGGAGTAGGAAGGTCTTGTGTGTTGACACGCCGAGTGCCATTTAGAGGAGGACGGCTCAGCAGGAAGCTCACAGCTTAGAAAGGCACAGACGGCAGCTAAGTATGAAACGAGGTTCCAGATATTCCAGCGTGTTCCAGATCCGGGTGAGCCACATGCCACTCACGCAGGAGCAACGTGTGAAAATGTTTCTCCCTTGCAAGCAGCATAGAACCTGGAGCCAGCCAGCATCAGATACGGGGGACCAGGACGGTCTTGGGGGAGCGGGGGGCGCGCACCTACACGGGGTGTGGAGGCTCCTTTTGGCCACGGGCAAACGGCCCTGGGAACTTACTGAGCACGTGCTGTACTTTGGCAACCAGGCTGCTGGGCGGGACGAGCGCTGTCTTCTCAGAGAAGTCGCACGAGTACAGGACGTTGTCCACCGTTGTGCCGTGCTCGCTGTAGTTGAGCAGCTCGTAATGTTTGGTGTTCTGGGGAAGAGACCCAGTTGCGCCCAATCTCAGAATGGCTGTGGTTGGGGAGAAGCCGGAGGAGAGGCCTCGTCCCTCTCTGGACACCCCCCAACGGTCCTGGGCCAGCCTCAGCCCAAAGCCTGTGCCCCTCCCCTCCTGCTGCCATTCACCTCGTCGTAGAAGATGCAGGCGTGTCTGCCCGAGACGTAGTTGCAGTGACCGTAGTCTGTAAGGCACACGTCCATGTCTGCTCCTGCCGGACAAAGGAGGGGGATCAGAACTGCAGCCCGGGGGCGGCTGTGTGGGTGGGCAGGCAGGCTGTCCCCGCTGCCGGCTGGAGCCAGGAAGTCCTCGGCCAGGGAGCGGGGCCAGGGCACCCGCCCGGAAAGTAGAGCTGGCCCCGATGCCTGCCCTTCCACGTTGTTTTACGTAAGGAACGTTTCAGCTGCTGCCCAGAGGGCGACTTCCTCAGCGAGGGGGGCAGAGAAAGCCTCAGGAGTGCCTCCCAAGCCACAGCAAGGGCTGCCAGGCTCCTCTCCCCGGAGAGCCGTGTGCATTCACCACCTTCTCCTACCCACACCTGCCAGCCATGCAGAGAACCGGCCCTTGCCTGTCCCGATGTAGAGGGTCCTGTAGCACATGCTCACAGCACTGCCCGTGCCCAGGAGAGGGTAGAAGACAGCCCGGGCCTGcacctccttcctctgtcctgaaaGGCAGAAAGATGCCCTGGGTGCCAGGCGCCTCCCGCGGCAGGAGAAGGGATGCTCAGAGCCCAACATCCCCCTCTGGTCGCAACTGGGAAGAATTGGGTTCGGCTCCGCTTAGCTTACCCACGGTCCCGCCTCCCCAGGAAAAGTGGGAAAAGAGGGCTTCTGCATCCCCCGTAGCCCTCCTGCTCCAttttctgccaccttgctgctcCTGGGCCAGAGAAAGGCTCGGCAAAATCTGCCCTGGGAGGAATTTGCTTATCAGGCAAATAAACGGTGCTGCTGTGACAGGGTGCCGATGTTCAAAGGCGACTCAAGAGTTATCGGAAAGCTGCAGGCATCCAAGGCGTCTGTCCTCCTCCGAGGCAGCTAAAAGCAGTGCTTGGGACCCAGACCGGGGGAGGACCGCCTTTGCTGGCTAGATTCAACCCAGCCAGACCACCACCTGCCAGCCGTGCTTTGCTCCAGATCCCTGCTCTGAGCAAGGGTGGGCTCCTCGCATGCTCTCAGGGGTTACTTTGTACTCTGATTGTACGACACTTGGTGAGCAAAGCAGGGAGACAACCAAGAAAGGCGGGGGTCTCTGCCTACCTCCTTTCCAACCCCCTTTTGTGGTGGCCATCCTCCCGGGAAAGCCCAGGACCGAGGCCGCACGGCCTACCTCCTACAGGACTGCTGGCAGAACTGGGCGGGCGGCTCCCCGCGTTGTCGGCCAAGGGCTGGGCTCTGGAAGCGAAGAGCTGGTGTATTCTCTGCAAGGCCAGGAACTTGATCAGTTTCTCATCCAGCATACCGATCTCAATCTCTGCTAACGAAAAGGCGACGGGCTCGATCAGCTGAGTGCCGGGACGGGGCAAGGGGCCGGCCCAGTGGCTTTCAAAGCAACCAGGGCACCGGCAGCAGCCCCGGGGGAAACCTGGGGCCTGGCCGGCCCAAAGGGCGGCGCGTTCGCCCAGCCGGTAACGGAAGAAAGCAAGAGGTGGGCGGCTTGGCCACGCGTCGACGGGAGCGGCACTGCGTCCTCCGGCAGCCTTCGGCGTGTGGGTGTGCGTGTGCACGTGTGGCGGCCGTGGCAGGAACAACTGCAGCCGCAAGACCAGCCGGGGGGCGTTTGCCAGTCCTCACCTCCACTGCCATCGATTAATGCTTTCACGGGACCAGCAACGTCCACTGCAGCCAAAGAACTGGAAGGGAGCGAGGAAGGGGTAGCTAAAGCGGGAAGGGTGCTTGGGCTGACCTTTCCATCTGGAGATGAGAGGAAAGGGAACAGTTCGGTGAGGATTCTTGGTTACCGTTAAATTTTCCAGATCCTGGCAGGCCCCTAAACCAGTTTACGACCAAGTTAGTACAATGAGAAAAGTAAACTCTCAGAAATTGCTATAATTAAGAGTGGGAGACTGTAAAAATCAGAGCAAAAGTATTTCTGGTTGagaaaactctcgttcttccgcCCACTGGTCCACATTCAGCTTCTGGAATGGTCTATACACACGGCTCTCAGTGAGCTCCTGCTGCTGCTAATGCTCTCCCCATTAGCGCCACTGCTGCTGTCTCCCTCTGACCCCTCCTGGGGAGAAAAGGAAGCTGCCTCCCACGGAAatggaccggggggggggggaccctgcTTTGGGAAGCATCCCTCAGGCATGAGGGCCTGGGGCTGCAAGAGGGTGGAGCAGGCTCAAGCCAGGGGCCTCGGCTTCTGCAGCCTGCGTTTATCTGGTTGCCACGTCCAGGCGGGACGACTGAAGCTGCGGAGGCCACAATCGCCGAGCACGGCTGGATGGTCACCTCGGCACCACCCAGGTGTCCACAGCAAACCCATCCCCACTTCCTGCACTGGGAAGAGGCCCTGCCTTCTGAAACGGACAGGCCTTTCTTCACTTGGGGCTGCTTGCAGGGCGGGGCAAGGGCCCCAAGCCCTCCCCACCTGGCTGCACACTCACCTGGAGGTGGGGCTGATGAGCAGAAGCCGTGGGCAGGGGTGATGGCAGAGCCACCCTCGCCCACAGCCGCCTGGGGAGGAGTGAGTGCCCACGTGGCGGTCGGGGGAGAGTCTGCTGCCCCCAGATCCGTGGTCAGCAGAGGCCCAATCTGCGCCCGAGCGTTCTTCCGCTGCCACGCGGTGGCAGCTTCCAGGCTGAAGCAAGAGCTGGGGACGGAAGCCAGCAGGGTAGTGACTGGCACGGCGACCTTGTGGGGGCACGGCACAGGCCCCACGGTGTTCTCCGTTTTGACGACTGCACCGGCCACATGGTTGAGAAGCCCACAAGCGGCCGGGGGAGTGCTGGGCCTGGGCCAGGGCTGCTGACGAGGAGACAGGCCGGGGGCCGCCCCACCTTGCCCGCTCGGCCTGGGAGAGGCGGGTGTGGAGGCATCGACGTAGAAGCCAGGGCCGTTGATCTTCACCTCCACGGTGCTGCCAAGGCCATTGGATGTCCCACACAGGGGGGGCTTTGTGGGCCTGTCCGCACATGAAGGGAATGGGGTCTCGTCCTGCAGGGAGTTCTGGGGGAGGCGCCCGGAGGTGCAAGAGGCCGGGCAAACGGGAGGGGTGCTCAGCTTGTCAGCCGCCTGGTGTGGACTGGCAAGGGAGCCGTCGGCCGCCAGCACCGGCTTCACGTCTGCTTTTTCCACCTGCTCTGAGTCCCAGGGCAAAGGTGCCTGCTTGGTGGACAAGTGTTTCAGGATGCTGCACTGCAGGGCGACGATGCTGCACAGCCACTAGGAACAGAAAGGAAGGCTGGGTGAGGGCCTGGGAGGGGCCCCGCGGTCCGCTCCGCCCCAGCCTCAGGACCGGGTTTGCTCCTGACCGGGGCAGCCCTGCCTCGGCCCAGACGTTTCTGGCACGGCATCAGCTGTCTGGGAATGCTGCGCCCACCTGCCTCTGGCAGCCGGGCCTGGATGCGAGCAGGGCCGCTCTTCCGAGAGGAACGCTAATCCTCTTCCCGAAGGCCCTGCCAGAGGAGGAGCCCTGCTGGAAATGTCTCGGCAACCCTCGTGTCTACCAAACGCGCAAGAAACAGGAAGCCGTTTCTCTGACGAGCGCGCAGGAGTCCTCCTGCGGCCAGAGGAGGACCTGCTGGGAAGCAGCATTTTGGTGGTGCGCTTTCTCCTCCAGGAATCTCAGCACCCGGCCTGGGGGTTTCAACTCACCAGCCCCCTGAAATCTGTTTTGCGCTGCTGGCCCAATTATTTCTTATAATCCCACACCCATGCGGCTGTTCTCTCTCGCTCTCCTAGCAGCCCCTCAAAGCAGGGCTGAGGAAGCTCTGCGGGGCAGAGGAGCCGAATCTGCCCGGGGTTCCCCGCCCGGCCCTGGATGCGAGGCAACCTGACTCGGCCCTCCACAGAGGGGAGGCGCAGGGCTAACGGCCAGGCGGTGCCGGGAGGGCTTGGCTGTGCTCGGGTGGACTTCCTCCGCTGCGCAGTCGGGTCCGACTCAGCTGCTCTCAGAACTGGAGGAGGGGCGTCTGAGGCAGCCCGGCACAGTGGCAacccctgcctccccccccccccccccccgtcaaaGATGAGGCTTGTCAGCCATTACCTCTTGCTGTTCCGACTGGGCAGCTAAGTGCTGGGAAGTGTTGCCGCGGTGCTTACGCAAAGGCTCCTCGGAAACGCCGTTGCAGATAAGCTCCCCATCTCGGATGGCCGCAGGCGCTATCAATGCTGGTGGGATCCGATACTGGGACTTGATAGCATCCGGGACCTGCGGGCAGCAGAGAAGGCGGCCTGGTGCTTGGAGCCTTCCGGACGCCACCCTTCCAAGCAGCGAGGCTGCCATCTCTCGGCAGGATCCCAGCATTACAAGCACAGAGGGAGCGCGCAGGGAAGCCCACCGCTCGCCGGTGTCACCCGCAAGGGGCCGCCTCGTGCCCTGTCACCCACCTTCAGCCCCTTCCTCTTCACCGACTGGACCACTCGGCGGTTGGGTGGGTGTTTTTTATGGATTCGGTTTAAGAAATCCACTTTCACCACGTGCTGCGAGATGGTGTCCTGGAAACGGTCAAACACCTGGCACCGGTTGCTCAGAGTCATGTTCTTCTGGTTCAGCTGGAAGAGACAGGCCATCCTAAGGGGACCCCACAGGCcgtcccgccccccccccgaggCGAGGCCCCAGCTTACCACCACGTGCTCAATGTGATTCGGGCAcatccacctgcccagcggcatcGCCGTGAGTGGGGGCTCCAGGCAGTCCATGTGGAACAGGAGGGGGCAGTAGTCGCACTGGATGAGAGGGGCCACCCGGCAACTCCTGAAGGAGGAGGTTGGAGTCTTTACTCACGGAGCAGCACGGGGGAGGTGCCCTCTCATGCCCGGTCCACCTAGTCCAGGACCGTCTCCTGCGACGGTCCACACTTTCCAGCCCATGGCCTCCTGCTCCTGCCAAAGGGAGCTGCCCCGGGAACAGAACCTCAGCACCCCTGCAAGCTCCCTGAGGAGGGTCCCCTCGCGACCTGACCTGCAAAGCCCAACCACGGGGAAGCAGAAAAAGAGGAATTCTGCCTCAGGACTCAACAGGGCCAGGCCAGCAAGGAGGGAGCCTTAAGCTCGGGTCTGGGTGGGGCTGtcgctggggaggggaggggcgggtTACGGGTATTGGAAAGGCGGGGGGGCCGTTGAGCTTCTGAAATGGGGAAAACCTCCCCTGTCCCGTGTGCAGAGGCGAGACccccagccccctcccttccagcccAGAGACGGCGGGGCCTCCCAGCGCAGGCCAAGCTGGTACCTGCTGCACGTGAAGCAGACTTTCACCGGCAGGGGGACCAGCCCATTGTGGTCCAGCTCGTGCTGTGCTTTCTTGACATTCTTCCCGGAggtctcctcctttctcctcctcttgctGGTACCTGGCaggggggaaggggaagcagGGCTGGGTGGTGTTGGGGGCCTGAGAAGGAAAAGCCGTGCATGCCCGCACCCGAGGCAGAAGACCCCCTCGCTCAGGCTCAACCTCCAGACCGTGTGCCTGGCCCAGGCGACGCCAGAAGCGGCGCGGAAAACGAGCCAGGCCAGATGCCCGGGATGCTCCTTCTGGTGCCGCCGCTGCTGCTGTGGGGCTGGCACTGCCCCTCCTGGGACCTCGGGAGCCGCACGCACACACCGAGCGAGAGCCGCCGCCGCTCACCTGGCAGGGCCGTAGTGCAGGTGAGCTCGTTGGGCAGCTGGAACTGGGTGGGGTTCCTCTCCATGGCGGCAGCAATCAGCAGCTCAAAGGGCCGCTTCAGGTGGGGCTGCCCGCCCTCGGCTTCCACACCGGGGACGGAGTCGTCGTCCACGTCGATGATGTCCTCGTCCACGTCGTTCTGCTCCGAGTTGGGGGTTTCGGTGCTGGTGTTGGATGTCGGCGTGCCGGGCCGGCTCGCTCTGCGCTCCAAGAGCCGGGCGTGGGGAAGCGTCCGGAGGCTGCCGCCGCCCGCCCGGTCCAAGTAGTCGGCATCGCTGATTGGAGACGAGGTCCTCTTCCCAGATTTGTCAACCAAACCGTTCATATGTCCGAGCTCCTTTTTCTGCTCCCTCTTCTGCAAGCACAAAGGAGCCGTCAGTCTTCCCACGGAAGCCCTGGGCGGTCAGAGGATcggtgtgcttgtgtgtgtgacCTCTTCCCCGGAAACCCAAAGAAGTTACCCTGGTGGGTGTTTTGTGGCACAGCTTTTCTTTGGACACTGCCTTGCCCTTCTACTACAGTA contains:
- the PHF12 gene encoding PHD finger protein 12 isoform X1, which codes for MWERMEAKTVVYDLDTTGGLMEQIQALLAPPRSDDGGGGGGGGSEKRSRRPDRSADPHHHHPAPGHPPPPPAGHPHGPPAPPHAGAPHGAQHPAAAAAQRRNGRATNHDSCDSCKEGGDLLCCDHCPAAFHLQCCNPPLSEEMLPPGEWMCHRCTVRRKKREQKKELGHMNGLVDKSGKRTSSPISDADYLDRAGGGSLRTLPHARLLERRASRPGTPTSNTSTETPNSEQNDVDEDIIDVDDDSVPGVEAEGGQPHLKRPFELLIAAAMERNPTQFQLPNELTCTTALPGTSKRRRKEETSGKNVKKAQHELDHNGLVPLPVKVCFTCSRSCRVAPLIQCDYCPLLFHMDCLEPPLTAMPLGRWMCPNHIEHVVLNQKNMTLSNRCQVFDRFQDTISQHVVKVDFLNRIHKKHPPNRRVVQSVKRKGLKVPDAIKSQYRIPPALIAPAAIRDGELICNGVSEEPLRKHRGNTSQHLAAQSEQQEWLCSIVALQCSILKHLSTKQAPLPWDSEQVEKADVKPVLAADGSLASPHQAADKLSTPPVCPASCTSGRLPQNSLQDETPFPSCADRPTKPPLCGTSNGLGSTVEVKINGPGFYVDASTPASPRPSGQGGAAPGLSPRQQPWPRPSTPPAACGLLNHVAGAVVKTENTVGPVPCPHKVAVPVTTLLASVPSSCFSLEAATAWQRKNARAQIGPLLTTDLGAADSPPTATWALTPPQAAVGEGGSAITPAHGFCSSAPPPDGKVSPSTLPALATPSSLPSSSLAAVDVAGPVKALIDGSGAEIEIGMLDEKLIKFLALQRIHQLFASRAQPLADNAGSRPPSSASSPVGGQRKEVQARAVFYPLLGTGSAVSMCYRTLYIGTGADMDVCLTDYGHCNYVSGRHACIFYDENTKHYELLNYSEHGTTVDNVLYSCDFSEKTALVPPSSLVAKVQHVLKRHKSRKPPEEEPPPSEEAAAVAMRAQAQGQARPPCSCRASSSSLIGGSGAGWEGTALLHHGSYIKLGCLQFVFSITEFGTKQPKGDAPASVPEVDLEEKPSPKAHQVPVLRSNSVP
- the PHF12 gene encoding PHD finger protein 12 isoform X2; this encodes MWERMEAKTVVYDLDTTGGLMEQIQALLAPPRSDDGGGGGGGGSEKRSRRPDRSADPHHHHPAPGHPPPPPAGHPHGPPAPPHAGAPHGAQHPAAAAAQRRNGRATNHDSCDSCKEGGDLLCCDHCPAAFHLQCCNPPLSEEMLPPGEWMCHRCTVRRKKREQKKELGHMNGLVDKSGKRTSSPISDADYLDRAGGGSLRTLPHARLLERRASRPGTPTSNTSTETPNSEQNDVDEDIIDVDDDSVPGVEAEGGQPHLKRPFELLIAAAMERNPTQFQLPNELTCTTALPGTSKRRRKEETSGKNVKKAQHELDHNGLVPLPVKVCFTCSRSCRVAPLIQCDYCPLLFHMDCLEPPLTAMPLGRWMCPNHIEHVVLNQKNMTLSNRCQVFDRFQDTISQHVVKVDFLNRIHKKHPPNRRVVQSVKRKGLKVPDAIKSQYRIPPALIAPAAIRDGELICNGVSEEPLRKHRGNTSQHLAAQSEQQEWLCSIVALQCSILKHLSTKQAPLPWDSEQVEKADVKPVLAADGSLASPHQAADKLSTPPVCPASCTSGRLPQNSLQDETPFPSCADRPTKPPLCGTSNGLGSTVEVKINGPGFYVDASTPASPRPSGQGGAAPGLSPRQQPWPRPSTPPAACGLLNHVAGAVVKTENTVGPVPCPHKVAVPVTTLLASVPSSCFSLEAATAWQRKNARAQIGPLLTTDLGAADSPPTATWALTPPQAAVGEGGSAITPAHGFCSSAPPPDGKVSPSTLPALATPSSLPSSSLAAVDVAGPVKALIDGSGEIEIGMLDEKLIKFLALQRIHQLFASRAQPLADNAGSRPPSSASSPVGGQRKEVQARAVFYPLLGTGSAVSMCYRTLYIGTGADMDVCLTDYGHCNYVSGRHACIFYDENTKHYELLNYSEHGTTVDNVLYSCDFSEKTALVPPSSLVAKVQHVLKRHKSRKPPEEEPPPSEEAAAVAMRAQAQGQARPPCSCRASSSSLIGGSGAGWEGTALLHHGSYIKLGCLQFVFSITEFGTKQPKGDAPASVPEVDLEEKPSPKAHQVPVLRSNSVP